In Aciduliprofundum sp. MAR08-339, a single window of DNA contains:
- the alaS gene encoding alanine--tRNA ligase, whose translation MLERELNLQFFHENGWKRYRCKKCGSYFWSREPRDTCTEAPCGEYKFLEEPIFNREYSIEEMRSAFINFFKRRGHEPIPRYPVVARWRDDVFLVNASIYDFQPHVTSGLAPPPANPLVISQPCIRMVDVDSVGKTGRHLTGFEMMAHHAFNYPDKWVYWKDETVEYALKLIEELGGNADEVVLKEHPWIGGGNAGASFEVIYGGLELATLVFMNLREDERGEVEIDGVRYSEMPVKVVDTGYGLERFVWASKGTPTIYDAIYPDMIEELMGRLNIERNERRDMILKQFALISPRIEIEDEGTLVNEVLKASNSSIREYKEFIVPLQKIYAIVDYTRSLAFMLTDGIVPSNAQAGYLARLLIRRTLKLLYDLGNPARIGELVEMHVHRFSDIMDTSMLPIVLEELELEESRYRKTMSKGVEIVKRHVKKKGRIDVDDLILFYDSHGLLPDIVKSVAEDLGVEVEVPRDFHGLVASRHERAARKKKIERSYDLPATRKLYYEDPYLREFEGDVIYSKDGEIVLDSTAFYPEGGGQPSDRGYVEYGGKQYHVKDVQKYGDVVVHFIEGHIPVGVRVRGFIDWERRERLMRNHTAEHVLLAACRRVLGKHVWQHGTQKDVHECRFDIAHYKPITREEIRRIEEEAMRIITSCIPVEAKFMNRTEAERRYGFVLYEGGIPPGREIRVVRIGNFDVEACGGTHVSNTGEIGFLKIMRTERIQDGVSRIIYTSGLSALEHTHHVEDILHRSAEVLGVQWEKLPESVERFFNEWKDQRKTIDRLKRERMESIRREFEDREIIAELLPLEMKELAILARELASVGKRGVLIGEDGSFVVFGVNARNIAGKIAESMQGRGGGKNDFVQGKGKREMVREGLNKARELLGLK comes from the coding sequence ATGCTTGAGAGGGAACTGAATCTGCAGTTCTTCCATGAAAATGGCTGGAAGAGGTACAGATGCAAGAAGTGTGGTTCTTACTTCTGGAGCAGAGAGCCTAGGGACACATGCACGGAGGCACCCTGTGGAGAGTACAAATTTTTGGAAGAGCCAATTTTCAACCGGGAGTACTCCATTGAAGAGATGCGATCCGCATTCATAAATTTCTTCAAGAGAAGGGGGCACGAGCCAATACCACGTTATCCCGTGGTGGCAAGGTGGAGGGATGATGTCTTCCTGGTCAATGCATCCATTTACGATTTCCAGCCTCACGTAACCTCTGGCCTGGCACCTCCACCTGCAAATCCTCTGGTTATCTCACAGCCATGCATAAGGATGGTTGATGTTGATTCTGTGGGCAAGACCGGAAGGCATCTGACCGGATTTGAGATGATGGCACACCATGCATTCAACTATCCAGATAAATGGGTTTACTGGAAGGATGAGACTGTGGAGTACGCCCTCAAACTCATTGAAGAACTGGGGGGAAATGCGGATGAGGTTGTGCTCAAGGAGCATCCCTGGATCGGAGGGGGCAACGCAGGTGCCAGTTTTGAGGTCATTTATGGAGGTTTAGAGCTTGCAACCCTGGTATTTATGAATCTCAGGGAGGACGAAAGGGGCGAGGTTGAGATTGATGGAGTTCGCTATTCCGAAATGCCCGTCAAGGTTGTGGACACGGGATACGGCCTTGAAAGGTTCGTCTGGGCCTCGAAGGGCACGCCCACAATCTACGATGCGATTTATCCTGATATGATCGAGGAGTTAATGGGGAGATTGAATATTGAGAGGAACGAGCGCAGAGATATGATACTGAAGCAATTTGCCCTGATCTCACCACGCATAGAAATTGAAGATGAAGGGACCCTTGTGAATGAGGTGTTAAAGGCATCGAATTCCAGCATCAGAGAGTACAAGGAATTCATCGTACCTCTTCAGAAAATATATGCCATAGTGGATTACACCAGAAGTCTGGCATTTATGCTCACGGATGGAATAGTGCCATCAAATGCCCAGGCGGGTTATCTTGCAAGGTTGCTGATAAGAAGAACCTTGAAACTCCTGTATGATTTGGGCAATCCCGCTAGAATTGGAGAACTCGTGGAAATGCACGTACACAGGTTCTCCGATATAATGGATACGAGCATGCTTCCCATTGTTCTGGAAGAACTTGAACTTGAAGAGTCCCGCTACAGAAAAACAATGTCCAAGGGTGTGGAGATAGTAAAGAGGCATGTGAAGAAGAAGGGAAGAATAGATGTGGATGATCTCATCCTCTTTTACGATTCCCATGGCCTCTTGCCCGATATCGTTAAGAGTGTGGCCGAAGACCTGGGTGTGGAGGTTGAAGTTCCAAGGGATTTTCACGGGCTTGTTGCAAGTAGGCATGAGAGGGCTGCTAGGAAGAAGAAGATTGAAAGGAGTTACGATTTGCCCGCCACACGCAAGTTATATTACGAGGATCCTTATTTGAGGGAATTTGAGGGTGATGTCATTTATTCCAAGGATGGTGAGATCGTTCTCGATTCAACAGCCTTTTATCCAGAGGGGGGTGGCCAGCCATCGGACAGGGGGTATGTGGAGTATGGGGGAAAGCAGTACCATGTCAAGGATGTCCAGAAGTACGGAGATGTGGTTGTACACTTCATAGAGGGGCATATTCCTGTGGGAGTAAGGGTCAGGGGCTTTATTGATTGGGAGCGTAGAGAAAGGTTGATGAGGAATCATACCGCCGAGCATGTTCTTCTTGCTGCGTGCCGCAGGGTTCTTGGAAAGCATGTGTGGCAGCACGGCACCCAGAAGGACGTGCATGAGTGCAGGTTCGACATAGCCCATTACAAACCCATAACCCGTGAGGAGATAAGGAGAATTGAAGAGGAGGCCATGCGCATAATAACCTCATGCATACCGGTTGAAGCGAAGTTTATGAATCGCACTGAGGCTGAGAGGAGGTATGGATTTGTGCTCTATGAAGGAGGAATTCCCCCTGGCAGGGAGATAAGGGTTGTTAGAATCGGAAATTTCGATGTTGAGGCATGCGGAGGTACTCATGTTAGCAACACGGGTGAAATAGGATTTCTAAAGATTATGCGTACCGAACGCATTCAGGATGGTGTTAGCAGGATAATCTACACCTCCGGGTTGAGTGCCCTTGAGCATACCCACCATGTTGAGGATATTCTGCATAGAAGCGCAGAGGTTCTGGGTGTACAGTGGGAGAAACTGCCCGAGAGTGTGGAGAGATTCTTCAATGAATGGAAGGATCAGAGGAAGACCATTGATAGGCTGAAGAGGGAAAGAATGGAGTCCATAAGGAGGGAATTTGAAGACAGGGAGATCATTGCTGAACTTCTTCCTCTTGAGATGAAGGAACTCGCTATTCTGGCCCGCGAACTTGCCAGTGTGGGAAAAAGAGGAGTGCTTATAGGAGAGGATGGGAGTTTTGTGGTATTCGGTGTAAATGCCAGGAATATTGCCGGGAAAATTGCAGAATCCATGCAAGGTAGGGGTGGGGGTAAGAATGATTTTGTCCAGGGAAAGGGCAAAAGGGAGATGGTCAGAGAAGGATTAAATAAGGCGAGAGAATTGCTGGGGTTGAAATGA
- a CDS encoding site-2 protease family protein, whose protein sequence is MINPEVEEVNLIVRRYLNVYDFRITPDHLEFYFTPGDENEFEKNFEKLRLELKKRQMVPIVRKETGEYVLVVIRTPPRKFLGLWVNIVLLLATLASTIWVGMGYYVTYYGPSTTLNEIVGGFVYFALPLMTILGVHEMGHYFAARRHNVMVSLPFFIPAPTLLGTLGAFISVREPIPDKKALVDIGLAGPIAGFIVAIPVTLLGMYLGTLNPPTINITETNRYILLNVPIIYNVLSYFMPSPEFIHPMAMAGWVGFVVTAINLFPIGQLDGGHVARAIAGDNTKYVSYAFAAILFILGIWYPGWIIFALLVVFLGLNHPPPLNDITKLDKKRWALAISGFLLLAVTFVPVPMQMVTLHEDMQLSVNLNGEILVENLENSTTLHIMVVNNGEMKENTTVTVRGDFYISNSTYNFVLDPGGSWNGSVVLKLKESGVHGITVSLLTRSGYVREWHRDLLCLNESRTLHFEPESVHSFSFNTTLVNNGNISTVQFMTLNGVYFNITSSSLPILENGTMVIPENSSAALHFVVMGKTTILAVDLLNYQAAWIQVRV, encoded by the coding sequence ATGATCAATCCAGAGGTGGAAGAGGTAAATCTCATCGTGAGAAGGTACCTGAACGTTTACGATTTCAGAATCACACCGGACCATCTTGAATTCTACTTCACCCCTGGAGATGAGAACGAATTTGAAAAGAATTTTGAGAAGTTGAGGTTGGAACTCAAGAAAAGGCAGATGGTTCCCATAGTGAGAAAGGAAACAGGAGAATATGTTCTTGTGGTCATAAGAACACCTCCAAGAAAATTTCTGGGTCTGTGGGTGAACATAGTCCTCCTTCTGGCCACCCTTGCATCGACGATATGGGTGGGTATGGGTTACTACGTAACATACTATGGCCCATCAACAACATTAAATGAAATAGTGGGTGGTTTTGTTTACTTTGCCCTACCTCTTATGACCATTCTCGGTGTGCATGAAATGGGACATTATTTTGCTGCCAGAAGGCACAATGTTATGGTATCCCTACCCTTCTTCATACCTGCACCCACTCTGCTGGGTACATTGGGAGCCTTCATATCCGTAAGAGAACCCATTCCCGATAAGAAGGCACTTGTGGATATTGGACTGGCAGGGCCCATAGCCGGGTTCATAGTGGCAATTCCTGTAACTTTACTGGGTATGTACTTGGGTACCCTCAATCCTCCGACGATTAACATAACGGAGACAAACAGGTATATCCTGCTCAATGTTCCAATAATCTACAATGTGCTTTCCTATTTTATGCCCTCTCCAGAGTTCATACATCCCATGGCCATGGCTGGATGGGTCGGATTTGTGGTCACCGCCATAAATCTATTTCCCATAGGACAACTGGACGGTGGACATGTGGCTCGGGCGATTGCTGGGGATAATACAAAGTACGTGAGTTATGCCTTTGCTGCAATTCTCTTCATACTTGGAATTTGGTATCCTGGGTGGATAATCTTTGCCCTTCTGGTAGTTTTTCTGGGTTTGAATCATCCACCACCCCTCAACGACATCACGAAACTGGATAAAAAGAGATGGGCTCTGGCAATTTCTGGATTTCTACTTCTTGCAGTTACCTTTGTTCCGGTGCCTATGCAAATGGTTACACTACACGAGGATATGCAGCTTTCCGTAAATTTAAATGGTGAAATTTTGGTTGAAAACCTTGAAAATTCAACAACTCTGCATATTATGGTGGTTAACAATGGTGAGATGAAGGAGAATACGACTGTAACCGTAAGGGGTGATTTTTACATATCAAATTCAACTTACAATTTTGTATTGGATCCAGGTGGAAGCTGGAATGGTAGCGTGGTCTTGAAATTGAAGGAAAGTGGGGTACATGGGATAACGGTATCCCTTTTAACCAGAAGTGGTTATGTAAGAGAATGGCACAGGGATTTGCTGTGCTTGAATGAAAGCAGAACTCTGCATTTTGAGCCAGAATCTGTGCATTCTTTCTCCTTCAACACCACTTTGGTCAACAATGGGAATATCTCCACAGTACAGTTTATGACCTTAAATGGTGTTTATTTCAACATAACAAGTTCCTCTTTACCAATACTGGAAAATGGAACCATGGTTATACCTGAGAATTCATCTGCCGCTTTACATTTTGTGGTCATGGGAAAAACCACCATTCTTGCTGTGGATTTGCTCAATTACCAGGCTGCTTGGATTCAAGTAAGAGTTTAA
- a CDS encoding dihydroorotase produces the protein MEIEGRIYHRGEIIDAALEIDGGRIKRVKKYITGAKRIRGVIFPGAIDLHAHFREPGYEHKEDFYTGTMSAAFGGITFVMDMPNTNPPVSDAESFNEKLRTVSRKANVDFSLYFLLNENAQILREHNAAFKLYMGETTGAKGSEVTYVPHSFISVHAELNECIKKESTNLREHDLARPESCEVRAVKTLLGMGKFHIAHVSSVDTVDMCKVGRFTCEVTPHHLLLHRDMPLGSFGKVNPPLRARWIAERLWEELLIGRIDIVASDHAPHTVEEKEEEFSSAPAGIPEVETYVPIFMRLMRMEKIPLRRMVEVLMEKPAELIGIGKGKIEKGYDADLIAMNFKDVRRVRSRDLHYKCGWTPYEGFEAIYPHTVIVGGEYVIEDGEFVGERMGKFVKIEGNKF, from the coding sequence TTGGAGATTGAGGGAAGAATTTACCATCGGGGAGAGATAATAGATGCTGCGCTTGAAATTGATGGGGGAAGGATAAAAAGAGTGAAAAAATACATTACGGGAGCGAAGAGAATAAGGGGCGTTATCTTTCCAGGAGCTATTGATCTTCACGCTCATTTCCGTGAGCCGGGATACGAGCACAAGGAGGATTTCTACACGGGTACCATGAGTGCCGCATTTGGAGGGATCACATTTGTCATGGATATGCCCAACACAAACCCTCCTGTTTCGGATGCTGAAAGTTTCAACGAAAAACTCAGGACTGTAAGCAGAAAGGCAAATGTTGATTTTTCCCTTTATTTTCTTCTCAACGAAAATGCCCAAATTCTGAGAGAGCACAATGCCGCCTTCAAGCTATACATGGGCGAGACAACGGGTGCAAAGGGTTCAGAGGTGACTTACGTGCCCCATTCGTTTATCTCCGTGCACGCCGAACTGAATGAATGCATAAAAAAGGAGAGCACGAATTTGAGGGAGCATGACCTTGCAAGACCTGAGAGTTGCGAGGTTCGTGCAGTGAAAACCCTTCTTGGAATGGGTAAATTTCACATTGCCCATGTGAGTTCTGTGGATACGGTGGACATGTGCAAGGTTGGAAGGTTCACATGCGAGGTTACACCCCATCATCTACTTCTGCACAGGGATATGCCTCTGGGCTCCTTTGGCAAGGTTAACCCTCCACTCAGAGCCAGATGGATAGCTGAGAGATTATGGGAAGAGTTGCTGATTGGCAGGATAGACATCGTGGCAAGTGACCACGCTCCGCACACAGTTGAGGAGAAGGAAGAAGAATTCTCAAGCGCTCCTGCAGGTATTCCCGAGGTGGAAACCTACGTGCCAATTTTTATGAGGCTAATGAGAATGGAAAAAATTCCCCTGCGCAGAATGGTTGAAGTTCTAATGGAGAAGCCTGCAGAGCTCATCGGGATAGGTAAGGGAAAGATTGAAAAGGGTTACGATGCGGACCTGATTGCTATGAATTTCAAAGATGTGAGGAGAGTGAGAAGCAGGGATCTGCACTACAAGTGTGGGTGGACACCCTATGAGGGGTTTGAAGCGATATATCCCCATACAGTGATTGTTGGAGGAGAGTACGTGATTGAGGACGGTGAATTTGTTGGCGAAAGGATGGGGAAATTTGTGAAGATAGAGGGGAATAAATTTTAA
- a CDS encoding TIGR00296 family protein, with protein sequence MMYTDEEGIFVVKTARRVVEEYLNRRRVPEIEFPKKFEEKGGVFTTISTYPDRNLRGCIGFPEPIFPLKKALVESALAAAFQDPRFPPLTRDELNSVVFEVSLLTPPEEIRVKSRKELLNMVVIGRHGLIAERGFYRGLLLPQVPVEWNWDVEEFLSQTCWKAGLPPDCWLDESTKIYAFSAEIFEEEEPWGRIRRKEIGD encoded by the coding sequence ATGATGTACACCGATGAGGAGGGAATATTCGTCGTGAAAACCGCGAGGAGGGTTGTAGAGGAGTATCTGAATAGAAGGCGCGTTCCTGAAATTGAGTTTCCAAAAAAATTTGAGGAGAAAGGGGGAGTTTTTACGACAATATCCACCTATCCCGATAGAAATCTTCGGGGATGCATAGGCTTCCCAGAGCCCATATTTCCACTTAAAAAAGCGCTGGTGGAATCCGCCCTTGCAGCAGCGTTTCAGGATCCCAGATTTCCGCCGCTTACAAGAGATGAACTGAATAGCGTGGTTTTTGAAGTATCGCTTTTAACTCCTCCGGAGGAGATCAGGGTGAAAAGTAGAAAAGAGTTGCTAAACATGGTGGTCATAGGAAGGCATGGGCTCATAGCCGAAAGGGGATTTTACCGTGGCTTGCTGCTTCCCCAGGTTCCGGTTGAGTGGAACTGGGATGTGGAAGAGTTCCTCTCTCAGACCTGTTGGAAGGCTGGATTGCCCCCGGATTGCTGGCTTGACGAGAGCACCAAAATCTACGCATTTTCTGCCGAGATATTTGAGGAAGAGGAACCATGGGGCAGAATAAGGAGGAAGGAAATTGGAGATTGA
- a CDS encoding DUF72 domain-containing protein: MYIGTCGFPVAKKKYFEEFKVVEIQKTFYTQISKSLAQRWRENTPKDFIFTLKAPQTITHPPSSPTYRRYKGPLGDFGYFKSNEDVMLSWKNFAEIARILRAKVIVFQSPASFRQNKGNMENILNFFDNVERIATYGWEQRGKWDLDIVKKICKEADLIHVVDPFKNRSVWGEFSYYRLHGIGGYSYRYSDEDLNKLMELVKNEDYIMFNNTHMWEDAKRFKLLLESKQPGN; encoded by the coding sequence ATGTACATAGGCACATGCGGATTTCCAGTTGCAAAGAAAAAATACTTTGAGGAGTTCAAGGTTGTTGAGATCCAGAAAACATTTTACACACAAATATCAAAATCTCTTGCCCAAAGATGGAGGGAGAATACACCAAAAGATTTTATTTTCACACTTAAAGCACCCCAAACAATCACGCATCCACCGTCAAGTCCAACATATCGCAGATACAAGGGGCCTCTGGGAGATTTTGGTTATTTCAAAAGCAACGAGGATGTTATGCTCTCATGGAAGAATTTTGCGGAGATTGCGAGAATTCTAAGGGCCAAGGTAATAGTATTTCAGAGCCCTGCAAGTTTCAGGCAGAATAAGGGCAATATGGAAAACATACTCAATTTCTTTGATAATGTGGAAAGGATAGCCACATATGGATGGGAGCAAAGGGGTAAATGGGATTTAGATATTGTGAAGAAAATATGCAAGGAGGCGGATCTAATTCATGTGGTTGACCCATTCAAAAACAGGAGTGTATGGGGAGAGTTTTCCTACTACCGACTCCACGGCATAGGCGGTTATAGTTACAGGTACTCGGATGAGGACCTGAACAAATTAATGGAACTGGTAAAGAATGAAGACTACATTATGTTCAACAACACCCATATGTGGGAAGATGCAAAAAGATTTAAACTCTTACTTGAATCCAAGCAGCCTGGTAATTGA